The following are encoded together in the Citrus sinensis cultivar Valencia sweet orange chromosome 1, DVS_A1.0, whole genome shotgun sequence genome:
- the LOC107176704 gene encoding uncharacterized protein LOC107176704 codes for MWRQISFTVEFQDITHQDILGMIQELGRNLSRTQMELLVAYWWVAWTERNKMIFEGKKLNPLVAVSKTEVVVEAFKRVKEPGKTSVVSKPNELKKQWDPPPSGIYKLNVDATKQAEAQIARLGVVMRDSNSRVVMTVAFRGEVRFSKAEAMEWGIQAAIQAKMHSVIVETDCLEVANLVDNFTGSGKYDSKSFPIMHDKKT; via the exons ATGTGGAGGCAAATTTCCTTTACAGTAGAATTTCAAGATATCACACATCAGGATATCTTAGGCATGATACAGGAGTTAGGGAGGAATTTGTCAAGAACTCAAATGGAGTTATTGGTGGCGTATTGGTGGGTGGCTTGGACTGAAAGGAATAAAATGATCTTTGAAGGCAAGAAACTGAATCCTTTAGTGGCGGTATCCAAAACTGAGGTAGTGGTGGAAGCTTTCAAGAGGGTTAAAGAGCCTGGGAAAACATCTGTTGTTTCAAAGCCAAATGAGCTTAAGAAGCAGTGGGATCCTCCCCCTAGCGGCATTTATAAGCTTAATGTCGATGCAACCAAACAAGCTGAAGCTCAGATAGCTAGACTGGGAGTTGTAATGAGAGATTCCAATAGTAGAGTAGTGATGACAGTTGCTTTTAGAGGAGAGGTAAGATTCTCGAAAGCTGAAGCAATGGAATGGGGTATACAGGCTGCAATACAAGCAAAAATGCACTCTGTAATTGTGGAGACAGATTGCCTAGAAGTGGCTAACTTAGTCGACAACTTCACAG GTTCTGGTAAATATGATTCCAAAAGCTTTCCCATAATGCATGAcaagaaaacataa
- the LOC102625613 gene encoding 13 kDa ribonucleoprotein-associated protein, with amino-acid sequence MTGEAVNPKAYPLADSNLTITILDLVQQAANYKQLKKGANEATKTLNRGISEFIVMAADTEPLEILLHLPLLAEDKNVPYVFVPSKQALGRACGVTRPVIACSVTSNEASQLKTQIQQLKDAIEKLLI; translated from the exons ATG ACAGGAGAAGCAGTGAACCCTAAAGCTTACCCGCTAGCAGATTCTAATCTCACAATCACGATACTGGATCTCGTTCAGCAAGCTGCCAATTACAAGCAGCTCAAAAAGGGCGCCAATGAAG CTACTAAGACTCTTAACAGAGGTATCTCCGAGTTTATTGTGATGGCTGCTGATACCGAGCCTCTGGagattcttcttcatcttccacTGCTTGCAGAGGACAAG AATGTTCCCTATGTTTTTGTCCCTTCAAAGCAGGCTCTTGGCAGGGCATGTGGGGTCACAAGACCTGTCATTGCTTGCTCTGTGACCTCAAATGAGGCGAGTCAGTTGAAGACTCAAATTCAACAGCTGAAG GATGCCATTGAGAAGCTCTTGATATGA